In the Tribolium castaneum strain GA2 chromosome 1, icTriCast1.1, whole genome shotgun sequence genome, one interval contains:
- the LOC100142001 gene encoding histidine-rich glycoprotein: MVHLKVSVLILFLATLEHSLSSPGHHVHHRIHVPTKIKTVYHTKIIKIPEHHHYFHEKEKPHLVKVPEHHHYFHEKEKEKPLDLHSYHPKDDDLDLQNDWESDNKNYDFEEGHNIFKKHAPAHHYKKRRPKHKH; this comes from the exons GTCAGTGTCTTGATCTTGTTCCTTGCAACCTTGGAGCACAGCCTGAGCTCCCCCGGCCACCA CGTCCACCACCGCATCCACGTCCCCACCAAAATCAAAACCGTCTACCACACGAAAATCATCAAAATCCCCGAACACCACCACTACTTCCACGAAAAGGAGAAACCGCACTTGGTCAAAGTGCCCGAACACCACCACTACTTCCACGAGAAGGAGAAGGAAAAGCCCTTGGACTTGCACAGCTACCACCCCAAAGACGACGATCTCGACCTGCAGAACGACTGGGAGAGCGACAACAAAAACTACGATTTTGAGGAAGGGcacaacattttcaaaaagcaCGCACCGGCGCACCATTACAAGAAGAGGAGGCCCAAGCACAAACATTAG
- the LOC100142410 gene encoding insulin-like growth factor-binding protein complex acid labile subunit — protein sequence MKAIFQQLLTISFLFRCVLSGFECKESVDSTREVCKTELRCRFDEDYDRIEKRFCRCKITIEHFSLPDNTLTFDLFSGICFQRFNNLKQLWIQHADLQYLDNNIFEKYPNLVHLDLSDNQVSLNFSKQAEKITTLNASYNKIDELKDEALADLRSLRVVDLSFNRLAQIGTGLKNLKSVEEVYMNNNQLTQIEKNDFEPLQKLRILNLAHNFLVSIKSPLFFLHLQELYLNNNRLKSINAQEFVRLPSLRILKIGNNLFETLSDNHLFNQLEEFHGENNQIKALNGHILNKLENLKMVNLSNNALKNIEGDTFATSNRIKVVDLSSNKLAKIDPRNFRNMNNVSFLNLYNNSLTQEVISCDNLQNLMQLNVLDLSYNEISEIYTCTFRKLEKLQKLSLLANHLKTIPPSAFQTLHNLQELNLAHNQLTEIPENSFEGLGELRNLNISHNRLTKFDIDSLDGSPKVTKFDLKCNNLTAIDLKLLRDKQTVLRELDFDDSLIKCDAFGEVFDYFAKNEINVRSCAASGCCKNHISQKLLIGIIVGVIVCLLAAFGLIVILYKLLCGRKKEPKIHLVPIIQNQNQ from the exons ATGAAA GCAATCTTCCAACAACTCCTGACCATTAGCTTCCTCTTCCGCTGCGTTTTATCTGGATTTGAGTGCAAAGAAAGCGTGGATTCAACTCGAGAAGTGTGCAAAACGGAATTAAGGTGCCGTTTTGATGAAGATTACGACCGGATTGAAAAGAGATTTTGTCGGTGTAAAATCACGATTGAGCATTTTTCCCTTCCGGACAACACGCTAACTTTTGACTTATTTTCCGGAATTTGTTTCCAACGTTTCAATAATCTGAAACAACTGTGGATCCAACACGCAGACCTACAATACTTGGAcaacaacatttttgaaaagtaccCAAATTTAGTGCATTTGGATTTGAGTGATAACCAAGTAAGTTTAAATTTCTCCAAACAAGCGGAAAAAATAACCACTCTCAATGCGAGTTACAACAAAATAGATGAGTTAAAGGACGAAGCTTTGGCAGATTTGAGGAGTTTAAGAGTGGTCGATTTGTCGTTCAATCGTCTTGCGCAAATTGGAAcaggtttaaaaaatttgaagagtGTGGAAGAGGTTTATATGAATAATAATCAACTGACTCAGATtgaaaaaaacgactttgaaccTTTACAAAAACTGAGGATCTTAAATCTGGCTCACAATTTCCTGGTTTCTATCAAAAGCCCGCTGTTTTTTCTTCACCTCCAAGAACTCTACTTGAACAATAACCGACTGAAAAGTATAAACGCCCAAGAGTTCGTCCGATTGCCAAGTCTGAGGATTCTCAAAATCGGCAATAATTTATTCGAAACTTTAAGTGACAATCATTTATTTAACCAACTGGAGGAGTTTCACGGagaaaataaccaaattaaaGCGCTTAACGGAcacattttaaacaaacttgagaatttaaaaatggtcAATTTGTCCAACAACGCTTTAAAAAACATAGAAGGTGACACCTTTGCTACCTCAAACCGAATCAAAGTAGTTGATTTGAGTTCGAACAAACTTGCTAAAATTGACCCAAGAAACTTTCGAAATATGAACAATGTGTCTTTCTTGAATTTGTACAACAATTCTCTAACACAGGAGGTCATCAGCTGCGACAATctgcaaaatttaatgcaactGAACGTCCTGGACCTCTCCTACAACGAAATTTCAGAAATCTACACTTGCACTTTTagaaaattagaaaagttgcaaaaattgtcGTTACTGGCCAACCATTTAAAGACCATCCCACCATCAGCATTCCAAACTTTACACAATCTCCAAGAATTAAATTTAGCCCACAATCAACTAACCGAAATTCCAGAAAATTCATTCGAAGGTTTAGGAGAGttaagaaatttaaatatttcacacAACCGACTGACAAAATTCGATATTGACTCTCTTGACGGAAGCCCAAAAGTGACAAAATTTGACCTTAAATGTAACAATTTAACCGCAATCGATTTGAAACTTCTTCGGGATAAACAAACTGTGTTAAGAGAACTCGATTTTGACGATTCGCTAATTAAGTGTGATGCCTTTGGTGAagtgtttgattattttgcaaaaaacgagATCAATGTGCGAAGTTGTGCGGCTTCAGGATGTTGCAAAAACCATATCAGCCAAAAGTTGTTGATAGGGATTATTGTAGGTGTGATTGTTTGCCTACTTGCCGCGTTTGGCCTAATTGTCATTCTTTATAAGTTGCTATGCGGGCGTAAAAAAGAACCGAAAATTCATTTAGTGCCGATTATTCAAAACCAAAATcaatga
- the LOC100142207 gene encoding histidine-rich glycoprotein, with the protein MAFMKYIFVLVAVLLALAAAAPAPGYHHHGHHEHVVIHVPYHVHTVHHHHVKKVHVPVVKKIYVHEEPHYHHDHHHGWW; encoded by the exons ATGGCCTTCATGAAATACATC TTCGTCCTCGTCGCCGTCCTCCTGGCCCTGGCCGCCGCGGCCCCGGCCCCTGGATACCACCACCACGGACACCA CGAGCACGTCGTCATCCACGTGCCGTACCACGTGCACACCGTGCACCACCACCACGTGAAGAAGGTGCACGTGCCCGTGGTGAAGAAGATCTACGTCCATGAAGAGCCACATTACCATCATGACCATCACCATGGCTGGTGGTAG